In the genome of Prosthecobacter dejongeii, the window CGCCAATGGCACCGGGGTCGGAGTAACCGCGATACCCATCCACAGGGGCTTCATAGGTGCCCTGCATGACACGCTGGAAACCTGGCTCTTGAGCTTCCACGCCATTGATGAATAGCTTGGGGGACTTCACTTCCAGCTTATCGCCAGGCAGACCTGCCAGGCGTTTGATGTAATGCTGAGAACCGTGACGAGGGTCAAACGAGGAAGAGTTCTCAATGCCACGAATGTGCTTGGTGGTGAAAACAAAGACTTCACCACGATTCGGGCTGCGGAAGTGATACGAAAATTTGTCCACGAGAACATGATCCCCGTTTTGAACGATGCCACTGGCCAGCAGTTGCCCTTTCTCCACCTTGATCCCACCCTGAATGACCACGCGATACTTCATATCCGGTGTGTCATTTCCCGTGAGCACCGGCTGTGAGCGCAGGTGCTTCGCTAGCTGGAGCTCATTAGTCAGCTGCGAATAGGGTGCCATGATGTCAATCGTATGCCCATCCTTAAAATGGAGTTTGCAGTAAGGCATGAAAATCAGCCAATACTTATGCTCTGTGACAGGCTCTTCATCCCGCAAATAACCGCTGTGGTCGGACACCACATGAATTTGCCGACTGCTGGTGAGAAAGGACCCCAAATAGCCTAACAGACCAGGACGCGGATCCTCCGCCGTTGCCTGCGCGGTGATGCCATTGAGCGTCGGCTGCATG includes:
- the lepB gene encoding signal peptidase I; the protein is MFFLTPRYLKHAKLLHKGVTRFIDYKRDLLPAAKLEEICGLRRSLEQAMKARDKTRLQELNEEINKVCEKALPEAAPSEIADNVEVFFVAIVIALGIRGYIAQPFQIPTGSMQPTLNGITAQATAEDPRPGLLGYLGSFLTSSRQIHVVSDHSGYLRDEEPVTEHKYWLIFMPYCKLHFKDGHTIDIMAPYSQLTNELQLAKHLRSQPVLTGNDTPDMKYRVVIQGGIKVEKGQLLASGIVQNGDHVLVDKFSYHFRSPNRGEVFVFTTKHIRGIENSSSFDPRHGSQHYIKRLAGLPGDKLEVKSPKLFINGVEAQEPGFQRVMQGTYEAPVDGYRGYSDPGAIGGGISKIDLGAEQYFAMGDNSYSSSDSRSWGSVPERNLVGSALFCYWPLTEHWGLIK